The nucleotide window GTCCGCCCGCTTCTCCGAACCGATGTCCGACCTGGTGAAGCGCTACACCGCCTCGGTGTTCTTCGACAAGCGCCTGGCCCTGTTCGACATCCAGGGCTCGCTGGCCCACGCGGCCATGCTGGCAAAGCAGGGCATCATCGCCGAGGCCGACCGCGCCGAGATCGAGCGCGGCATGGCGCAGATCCGCGGCGAGATCGAGGCCGGCAGCTTCGAATGGAAGCTGGACCTGGAAGACGTCCACCTGAATATCGAGGCGCGCCTGACCGCGCTGGTGGGCGATGCCGGCAAGCGGCTGCACACCGGCCGCTCGCGCAACGACCAGGTCGCGACCGATATCCGCCTGTGGCTGCGCAGCGAGATCGACAACATCATCGCCCTGCTGGGCGCGCTGCGTACCTCGCTGCTCGACCTGGCCGAGCAGAACGCCGCCACCATCCTGCCCGGCTTCACCCACCTGCAGGTGGCGCAGCCGGTCACCTTCGGCCACCACCTGCTGGCGTACAACGAGATGTTCACGCGCGATGCCGAGCGCATGGCCGACTGCCGCAAGCGCGTCAACCGCCTGCCGCTGGGCGCCGCCGCGCTGGCCGGCACCAGCTACCCGATCGACCGCGAGTTCGTGGCGCAGCAGCTGGGCTTCGACGGCGTCTGCCGCAACTCGCTCGACGCGGTCTCGGACCGCGACTTCGCCATCGAATTCTGCGCCGCCGCCGCGCTGGTGATGACCCACGTGTCGCGCTTCTCGGAAGAGCTGGTGCTGTGGATGAGCCCGCGCGTGGGCTTTATCGACATCGCCGACCGCTTCTGCACCGGCAGCTCGATCATGCCGCAGAAGAAGAACCCGGACGTTCCCGAACTGGCGCGCGGCAAGACCGGCCGCGTCAACGGCCACCTGATCGGCCTGCTGACGCTGATGAAGGGCCAGCCGCTGGCGTACAACAAGGACAACCAGGAAGACAAGGAGCCGCTGTTCGACACGGTCGATACCGTGGTCGATACGCTGCGCATCTTCGCCGACATGGTGCCGGGCATCAGCGTCAAGCCCGAAGCAATGCGTGCCGCGGCGCTGCAGGGCTACGCCACCGCGACCGACCTGGCCGATTACCTGGTGAAGAAGGGCCTGCCCTTCCGCGACGCCCATGAAGCCGTGGCCCACGCCGTGCGCGCCTGCGACGGCCGCCAGTGCGACCTGGCCGACCTGAGCGTGGCCGAGCTGCGCGAGGTCTCCGGCCTGGGCGACAAGGCCGCGCTGATCGGCGACGACGTGCACGCGGTGCTGACGCTGGAAGGCTCGGTCGCGGCGCGCAACCATATCGGCGGCACCGCGCCGGACCAGGTGCGCGCGGCCATCGCTGCAGCCCGCGCGGAGCTGAACAGCTGACCGAGCAGCGGCGATTGCCTGGCAAGCCGGCAACGGGAGCGCAAGCTCCCGTTTTTGTTTTCTGCCCGCCGCGCAGCGAAAACTGTTGTGTATTGCATGAAGCCGCCGCGGCCGGGCGCCCCTACCCGGCCCGGGAAATATCGAATCCGCGTGGCATGGCGCGCGATTGACGCAGGATAGGTGCGAAATCGCGGAAAAATGTGATGCACTGGGGATTCACCCTAAAGATACAGGGGCGCCTACGCCGTAGACTAACGCGCCACCCCTGTATCCCCCAATCCCTAGGACGATCACATGTCTTCCCTTATGAGGATCTCGCGGCTTATCGACGCCGTGAATGCTTTCATCGGGCAGTGGGCGAAATGGCTGGTCCTGCTGGCCGTACTGGTCTGCGCAGGCAACGCCATCATTCGCTACACCTTCAGCATCAGTTCCAACGCCTGGCTGGAACTGCAGTGGTATATGTTCGCCGGCGTGTTCCTGCTGGGCGCTCCCTATACCCTGCGCCGCGACGAGCACGTGCGCATCGACGTCGTCGCCGGCCGCTTCTCGGAGCGCACCCAGGTCTGGATCGATGTGTTCGGCATCCTGTTCTTCCTGCTGCCGATCTCCGCGATCATCCTCTGGCTGTCGATCCCCTACTTCTGGCTGTCCTACGCCGGCCACGAAATGTCCGGCAATGCCGGCGGCCTGATCCGCTGGCCGGCCAAGTTCCTGATCGTGGCGGGCTTTGCCCTGATGATCCTGCAGGGCCTGTCCGAGCTGATCAAGCGCTTTGCCTACCTGAAGGGGGAACTGCCGTTCTCTGCCTTCCGCAAGCACGCGGTCGACCCGGCGCTGGAGATCGCCGCGATCGCGCAGGCCAACCAGGCCGCCCCGTCTGAAAAACAATAAGAGGCGCGCACGATGACGCAATTCCTGATTGCGAACATGGCACCGATCATGTTCGCCTCGCTGGTCGTATTCCTGCTGTCGGGCTTCCCGATCGCCTTTGCGCTGGCCGCCAACGGGCTGCTGTTCGCCTTCATCGGCATCGAGCTGGGGATGCTGCCGCCCGAGCTGCTGCAGGCGCTGCCGA belongs to Cupriavidus taiwanensis and includes:
- the argH gene encoding argininosuccinate lyase, whose translation is MSNSQLAKKGEAWSARFSEPMSDLVKRYTASVFFDKRLALFDIQGSLAHAAMLAKQGIIAEADRAEIERGMAQIRGEIEAGSFEWKLDLEDVHLNIEARLTALVGDAGKRLHTGRSRNDQVATDIRLWLRSEIDNIIALLGALRTSLLDLAEQNAATILPGFTHLQVAQPVTFGHHLLAYNEMFTRDAERMADCRKRVNRLPLGAAALAGTSYPIDREFVAQQLGFDGVCRNSLDAVSDRDFAIEFCAAAALVMTHVSRFSEELVLWMSPRVGFIDIADRFCTGSSIMPQKKNPDVPELARGKTGRVNGHLIGLLTLMKGQPLAYNKDNQEDKEPLFDTVDTVVDTLRIFADMVPGISVKPEAMRAAALQGYATATDLADYLVKKGLPFRDAHEAVAHAVRACDGRQCDLADLSVAELREVSGLGDKAALIGDDVHAVLTLEGSVAARNHIGGTAPDQVRAAIAAARAELNS
- a CDS encoding TRAP transporter small permease subunit, whose protein sequence is MSSLMRISRLIDAVNAFIGQWAKWLVLLAVLVCAGNAIIRYTFSISSNAWLELQWYMFAGVFLLGAPYTLRRDEHVRIDVVAGRFSERTQVWIDVFGILFFLLPISAIILWLSIPYFWLSYAGHEMSGNAGGLIRWPAKFLIVAGFALMILQGLSELIKRFAYLKGELPFSAFRKHAVDPALEIAAIAQANQAAPSEKQ